GCTTCTGACGGTCGCATTTCCATGGGCACTACCCTGCAGGCTCGCACCTTAGACCCAGCCGATGCCTATGAGATTTTTCCGGGAATTTTGCTCTACAACTTAGGCGATCGCCTCTATACCTATGCTCCCGGCACCACAGACCTGGTGCCCCAATTGGCGACGGCCATGCCCACCATCAGTGAGGATGGTCTCACCTACACGATTCCCCTGCGAGAGGATGTGGTGCTCCACGACGGCACCCTGTTCACCGCCGAGGTCATGGCCTTCTCGATTCAACGCTTCATGGAAAATGGTGGCCGTCCCGCCTTTCTGTTGGCGGAAAAAATTGAGTCAGTGGAAGCCAGCGATGACTATGAACTGACCATTACCCTACAGGCCCCCTTTGCGGCCTTTCCGGCCCTATTGACCTTTTGGGGCGTTACGCCAGTGCCCCCCGATAGCTACGCCATCGAGCCTGGCAGCTTCCAGCCCGATAGCTTCATTGGCTCCGGACCTTACAAACTGGCGGCATTCTCTAGCGATGTGATTCAACTGGATGTCAATCCGGATTACTGGGGGGAGCCGCCGGCCAACCCAGGCGTCGATATTCAAATTTTCAGCAGTCCCGCCAATCTCTACAACACCTTCCGGACCGGGGGAGTGGATGTGGCCTATCAAACGCTGGATCCAGAGCAGATTGCCAGTCTGGAGCAAGAGGCTGCCTCAGGAGGGTGGCAGGTGATCGAGGCGGGGACCACGGTGATCAACTACATGAGTGTGAACCAAAAGATCGAGCCTTTCGATGATGGGCGGGTACGCCAAGCCATGGCAGCCATGATCGATCGGCCCTTGATCAATCAGCGGGTGTTTCAAGGCCAGGCGGAGCCTCTCTACAGCCTGATTCCCACCAGCTTTGAGGTCTATGAGCCGGTCTTTGAGGATGCCTATGGTGATGGGAACTTTGACTTGGCGGAAGAGTTGCTGCGGGACGCGGGTTTTTCTGAGGCGGCCCCCTTTACCTTTGAGATCTGGTATCCCTCGGCCTCTACCCCCCGCAGCATCGTCGCCAATACTCTAAAAGAGTCCATTGAGCAGGCCCTGCCGGGGTTGGTGACAGTCAATGTGCAGACGGCAGAGAGTGCTACCCTCTGGGAGAACGTAGACAAAGGAGTCTATCCCACGGTGTTGGCCAACTGGTACCCCGATTATTACGATGCCGATACCTTCATTCAGCCCTTCATGAGTTGTGATCAGGGCTCGCCAGAGACCCTATGTGAGCAGGGGGCCAGCCAAGGGACCGGATCCTTCTATTACAGTGAGCCGGCCAATGAGTTAATCGCGCAGCAGCGGGCCGAGTCTGACCCAGAGGCGCGGCAGGCCATCTTCCGAGAGCTGCAGCAATTGCTGGCAGAGGATGTGCCCTATATTCCCCTGTGGCAAAACAAGGACTATGTCTTTGCCCAAGCCGGGGTGGACGGCGTTGCGATTCAGCCGACGCAGCAGTTTTTGCTGGGGCTGATCTCTAAGGAGTAGCGATTCCTATGGCCTCTCGCTCTACGGCACTGCGTTACTACATCCTGACGCGACTGTTGTTGGCCCCGTTGATGGTCTGGACCATCGTGACGGTGGTGTTCCTGCTGTTGCGAGCCACCCCTGGAGACCCAGTAGATGCCCTGTTGGGACCACGGGCACCGGAGGCGGTGAAGGAGACGTTGCGATCGCAACTGGGGCTAGACGCCCCCTTAGGGATTCAATATCTGCGCTACCTGGGCCAGCTGCTAAGCCTGGATTTGGGCACTTCCCTAGCCAGCCAGGGGCAGACCGTCTGGCAAATCATTGTCGATCACTTGCCGGCTACCGTAGAGCTGGCCCTAGCCGGGTTGATGGTAGCAGCCATTGTTGGCATTGGCGTGGGCTCCCTGGCTGCCTCCCGACCCAACTCCGCCCTCGATGCTGGTGGCCGCCTCTTCGGCATTCTCACCTATGCCGTGCCCATGTACTGGTTCGGCATGATGCTACAGCTCCTGTTTGCCGTGCAGCTGCGCTGGTTTCCCATTGGTACTCGCTATCCTCTCACCGCCACCCCGCCCCAGGGGCCTACCGGGCTGTACGTCCTGGATAGTATATTGACTGGGCAGCTATCCCAATTGGGACTCTCGCTGCACCACCTGGCCCTGCCCAGTCTCACCCTAGGCATTCTAATCAGTGGGGTATTCGAGCGCATGGTGCGGGTAAACCTGAAACAGACCCTGCGGGCCGACTACATCGAAGCTGCCCGGGCCCGAGGCATTCCGGAGGTCCGCATTATCTTGGTGCACGCCCTGAAAAATGCCTTGATTCCCGTGATTACCATTCTGGGCCTCACCTTCGCCTCTCTACTGGGAGGTGCCGTACTCACCGAAGTCACCTTCTCCTGGCCGGGGTTAGCCAATCGCCTCTATGAAGCCATCAGCCAGCGAGACTATCCCGTTGTCCAGGGACTGATGGTATTTTTCGCCAGCATCGTCGCCCTGATCAGCATCGCCATCGACATCCTCAATGCCTATATCGACCCCCGCATCCGCTATTGAAAGATCTATATTGACAAAAATCAATGTGTATCAAAGATGTATAGATAAAAATAAAATCGATTTAGTCAAGGCTAGATCCTGATTGAATTTGATCGGCTTCGCCGTTGCCAGATAAAGAACGCAACATTACTCAATCTGATACGGTGTAGTACATAACAAAATGCAACCTACTCCATTGCGGCAGGTTAACTGTAATAGCTGTTCAGCTAGCCACTAAATTCTGGGTAGAGGTCCTGTTTCTCAGGATGGATTTCTCAAAAAGGTCTGATGCTAGTGGCTTGCAGGAGATTTCCAAAAGCAGTGCCAGTGCATTTCATGTCTGTTGCCGGTGCTGGAGATCTTGCCTCAGGCTGTAATGATTGGTTTCCTTTTATGTCGAATTGTGTTTTCCCAGGAGTGTACATTGAGCTATGGATGAGGATCCCTCTAATTGGCTGAGCCAACTAATTGGCCGAGGAGCAGATATCTCCAGGCAAATCGGGTTTCGTGTCGCCTGCTTAATCGGGGTCATCGTATTTCTAATCGTCGTGAGTGTTGACTCGGCTGGTAACCTAGCCGCCGCTGCGGATTTAAACCACCAAGGTAACGACCGGGTTAATGCGGAGTCGATTGCACCAGCGGAGACTGCCTCGCCTCAGCTAGCCTCCTCGGTGCAGCCCTCCTATGTAAATTTCACACCGCAGCAGGCAGAACGGTTAACTCACGGTGACTTGCTCAGGGCTAATATGACCCGCAGCCAGCTGACCCGGGCCCACTTTTTCACGGATTTCCTCGGCGAGCATTAGCCGGTCTCTAAGCGTCTGGACGGTAGCCCAAATCTTCCAGCCGAGGGCGGGAATGTCGCCATTTGGGCACCACTTTGACAAATAGCTCCAGATACACCTTGCCCATAATCAGCTTCTGAATCTGTTGACGGGCGGCGCTGCCGATACTTTTCAAGAGGCTGCCCTGTTTGCCGATAACGATTCCTTTCTGGGAGTCGCGCTCGACGTGGATGGTGGCCAGAATCCGGGTGATAGCAGGGGTTTCCTCTACCCGATCGATGGTGATGGCCACGGAGTGGGGCACTTCTTGCCGAGTATGGAGCAGGAGCTGCTCCCGAATCAGTTCTCCCATGATGAAGCGCTCTGGCTGGTCGGTGACGAGATCGGGGGGATAGTAATAGGGACCCGGATCGAGCTGTGTAATCAGCTCCTGCAGCAGTGCCTCGCTACCGTCGCCGCTGAGGGCCGAAAACTTAAAGGTCGGCCAGGACTGGTGGCCAGCCAGGGCCTGGTAGCTCTGATCTAGGCTCAGGGCGGCCTCAGAGTCTGGAGGCTGCTGATCCGATTTATTGAGCCCCAGCACTATTGGCCCCGACTGTTGCCTGAGTAACTCGGCAATGAAGTGGTCACCGCGACCGGCTGCCGTAGAACTATCGACGACGAAGAGGATGAGGTCTACCGATGCGATCGCAGCTCGGGCATTTTTCACCAGAATCTTCCCCAGTTCATGGTGAGGTTTATGGATGCCCGGGGTATCCACGAAGATGATCTGGGCCGTGGGGGTACTCAAAATCCCCTGCAATCGGTTGCGGGTGGTCTGGGCTACCGGAGATGTAATGGCTACCTTCTGACCGATCAGATGATTCATCAGGGTGGATTTGCCCACATTGGGACGGCCAACCAGGCCCACAAAGCCAGAGCGAAACCCCTCCGGCGCCGTTGGCATGGTGGCAATGCCCAAAGTATCGATGTCAGTGGTCATAGAGACTCTCGTTCAGGTACCGGTCACATGAATTACGATCTCGCGGCGACTGCCCCGGGCTCGATGTTCCCACAGGTAGATCCCCTGCCAGGTGCCGAGGGCCAAGCGACCCTTCATGACCGGAATCTGTTCTGAGGTGTGGGTCAGAGCGGAGCGAATGTGGGCCGGCATGTCGTCGGGCCCTTCGGTGCTGTGGATGTAGGAGCCATCTTCCGGCACCAGGCGGGCGAAGAAGGTGGCCAGATCCCGTAACACATCGGGGTCTGCATTTTCTTGAATCACCAAGCTGGCCGAGGTATGGCGGATAAAGATGCTGCAGAGACCGGTTTGAATCCCCGATTCAGTTACCACGGCCTGAACATCCTGGGTAAACCGTTGGAACGATTTTCCCTGAGTAGCTAGGGTGAGCTGACGTTGATGATGGCGAGGGAGGGTGCTAGTAGTCATGGATGATTGGTGATGCTAACGGTCGTCTCTTGGGTACTTTTTCTATTGTGTCGTCTTTGCTGTACTCGGTGAATCTTGATGAGACGACTCCCCTGGCAAACTGCCTGTGGTGAGCTTGCTGAACTACTGCCCTGGGCCTGCGGAAGGGCTTGTCGATCAGGAGAGGTGGATTTCGATAAGACCACGCTTAGTTGTGTAGCTCGGGGGGCTCACCCGGGGAATTTCGCTTCCCCCGGACCCCTACGACCAGGGCGAACCGCCGCCCTGGACCTGCGGAAGGGCATATCGGTGAGCCGTCGCAGATCGCGTCGCATCGGCAGGGATGCGAGGGGCTCCTCTACCTGACGAGTAGACCAAAGCAGAAGCCAGGAAAGGGAATTTTGACCGTTGGCCTGTTGAGGGTTGAATTCAACCATCACCGGGAGAACTCAAAACTCAAAACTCATCGCCCCGTGGGGCCCTTCCCTGGCCACACATTGTTTACCTAGTTTAAACAACACGGCCGACGCCACTGCTCTTCACTCTTCACCCTTGACTCTTCACCCTTGACTCTTCACCCTTCACTAAACATCACCCCATCACCCCATCACCTATCCACCCTTGACTCTTCACTCTTCACTCTTCACCCTTCACTAAACATCACCCCATCACCCCATCACCTATCCACCCTTCACCCTTGACTCTTCACCCTTCACTAAACATCACCCCTAAGCCCTGCGGGCAGGCTCCGCCTACACCCCGCCCTCCGTCCTCCGTTATAGTGAGGATTCAACCTTAGACCATGGCAATGACTGTTTCCAACTCCCAATCCCGACTGTTAGTCTGGCATCCCTTCTTTCTAGGAGGTGGGGCCGAGGCCGTGACCCTGTGGATGTTGGAGGCGCTGTGTGACGACTATGATGTCACGCTCTTGACGCTATTTGACGTCGATCTGCAACGGCTGAATGCCATGTATGACACCCAGTTGCAGCCCCAGACCCTGACGGTTAAAGCAGTGATTCCGTCAGCCTGGAGTGGGGTGGGGCGTTGGGCCCTAGCCAATAGTAGTGTCCTGAGGGCGGTGATGATGCATGGCTCTATTCGCACTCTCAAAACCATGGGCCAGCACTATGACGGAGTAATTTCCGGCTATAATGGCGTCGATTTCGGCCGACCAGGGTTGCAATATATGCACTGGGTACGGGTGGTAGAAGGGGGAAAGTTACAGCAAAATGCCCCTTTTCGGAAGCTGTGCCATGGCATTTCTGACTTTTCGGTGGAGCGGTTACGGCAAAATGTCTCCCTGGTGAATTCGGCCTACACAGGACAGCGAGTGCAGAAAGACTACGACATTCCGTCTGTGGTGGTCTATCCGCCGGTGGTGGCTGATATTCCCCAGCGGCCTTGGTCTCAAAAGCAGGATAGTTTTCTCTGCAGTGGCCGCCTGGTGCCAGCGAAAATGCCCCATCGGGCCATTCGAATACTGCGGCAGGTACGACGGCAGGGGTTTGATGTCAAGCTCTACATCACTGGCGGTGGCGGCGGCGTCTATGGCCGAGAATACGTCAACCG
This portion of the Halomicronema hongdechloris C2206 genome encodes:
- the era gene encoding GTPase Era → MTTDIDTLGIATMPTAPEGFRSGFVGLVGRPNVGKSTLMNHLIGQKVAITSPVAQTTRNRLQGILSTPTAQIIFVDTPGIHKPHHELGKILVKNARAAIASVDLILFVVDSSTAAGRGDHFIAELLRQQSGPIVLGLNKSDQQPPDSEAALSLDQSYQALAGHQSWPTFKFSALSGDGSEALLQELITQLDPGPYYYPPDLVTDQPERFIMGELIREQLLLHTRQEVPHSVAITIDRVEETPAITRILATIHVERDSQKGIVIGKQGSLLKSIGSAARQQIQKLIMGKVYLELFVKVVPKWRHSRPRLEDLGYRPDA
- a CDS encoding ABC transporter substrate-binding protein — protein: MFPSVSRLCRACSRRQWRLIAQGIGLFSLCMALIVACGGPTPESSSPGESGASDGRISMGTTLQARTLDPADAYEIFPGILLYNLGDRLYTYAPGTTDLVPQLATAMPTISEDGLTYTIPLREDVVLHDGTLFTAEVMAFSIQRFMENGGRPAFLLAEKIESVEASDDYELTITLQAPFAAFPALLTFWGVTPVPPDSYAIEPGSFQPDSFIGSGPYKLAAFSSDVIQLDVNPDYWGEPPANPGVDIQIFSSPANLYNTFRTGGVDVAYQTLDPEQIASLEQEAASGGWQVIEAGTTVINYMSVNQKIEPFDDGRVRQAMAAMIDRPLINQRVFQGQAEPLYSLIPTSFEVYEPVFEDAYGDGNFDLAEELLRDAGFSEAAPFTFEIWYPSASTPRSIVANTLKESIEQALPGLVTVNVQTAESATLWENVDKGVYPTVLANWYPDYYDADTFIQPFMSCDQGSPETLCEQGASQGTGSFYYSEPANELIAQQRAESDPEARQAIFRELQQLLAEDVPYIPLWQNKDYVFAQAGVDGVAIQPTQQFLLGLISKE
- a CDS encoding secondary thiamine-phosphate synthase enzyme YjbQ, whose amino-acid sequence is MTTSTLPRHHQRQLTLATQGKSFQRFTQDVQAVVTESGIQTGLCSIFIRHTSASLVIQENADPDVLRDLATFFARLVPEDGSYIHSTEGPDDMPAHIRSALTHTSEQIPVMKGRLALGTWQGIYLWEHRARGSRREIVIHVTGT
- a CDS encoding glycosyltransferase, translated to MAMTVSNSQSRLLVWHPFFLGGGAEAVTLWMLEALCDDYDVTLLTLFDVDLQRLNAMYDTQLQPQTLTVKAVIPSAWSGVGRWALANSSVLRAVMMHGSIRTLKTMGQHYDGVISGYNGVDFGRPGLQYMHWVRVVEGGKLQQNAPFRKLCHGISDFSVERLRQNVSLVNSAYTGQRVQKDYDIPSVVVYPPVVADIPQRPWSQKQDSFLCSGRLVPAKMPHRAIRILRQVRRQGFDVKLYITGGGGGVYGREYVNRIKQLVAAEADWIQLLAGLPYQEYLALLAQCRYGIHYKPEPFGISIAEMVQAGMIPFVRSRGGQVEIVGAEQQQLMFNSESEAVSKIVAMLKHPDQQQRSLAALAQQQSLFSVEHFQRQLRGIVADYLAGKALLP
- a CDS encoding ABC transporter permease, which gives rise to MASRSTALRYYILTRLLLAPLMVWTIVTVVFLLLRATPGDPVDALLGPRAPEAVKETLRSQLGLDAPLGIQYLRYLGQLLSLDLGTSLASQGQTVWQIIVDHLPATVELALAGLMVAAIVGIGVGSLAASRPNSALDAGGRLFGILTYAVPMYWFGMMLQLLFAVQLRWFPIGTRYPLTATPPQGPTGLYVLDSILTGQLSQLGLSLHHLALPSLTLGILISGVFERMVRVNLKQTLRADYIEAARARGIPEVRIILVHALKNALIPVITILGLTFASLLGGAVLTEVTFSWPGLANRLYEAISQRDYPVVQGLMVFFASIVALISIAIDILNAYIDPRIRY